The genomic interval AATTGTTTAAAACATGCTAGAAACGCCCAAAAAGAATGGGAAAAAACATCTCTACAAGATAGAAAAACTATATTAAATGAAATTGCCGATATAATAACAAATAACCTAAAAAAATTAGCAGAGATTGAAACAAAAGAAATTGGAAAACCCTTAAAAGAAAGCCTTTTAGTAGATATTCCCCTAGCAAACAGTGTCTTTAAATACTATGCATCAATTTTAGAGGATCTAAGCTCACCCATCTATATAAATAATAATGAAATTAACATAATTCAATATCACCCTTATGGTGTTGTTGGTATATTCTTACCATACAATGTTCCAATGATGATTTTTGCTTTTAATGTAGCTAGTGCCCTAGCAGCTGGTAATGCTGTCATTGTTAAGCCTTCTGAGTTAGGAAGCCTATCAATTTTAGAGCTTGCAAAGCACCTAAACAATTTAGACCTCCCAAAAGGACTTATTAATATAATAACCGGCAAAGGGGAAACAACAGGTGCACTATTAGCTTCATCTGATATTGATATAATATCATATACTGGTTCAACTAAAAATTTTACTCAAATGTATAAGAATTTAAATAAACCTAAAAAAATAATAAATGAAACAAGCGGAATAAATATAGCCCTTGTTTTTTCAGATTCTCAAATAGATGAAGCAGCAGAAAATATTATAGCAGCCTCTTTCATGAAACAGGGACAAATGTGTATAAATACAAGTATTTGTTTAATAGAGGATGAAATATACGATTCTTTTGTGAGGACACTTGTAGAAAAAACAAAAAAGATTAAACTAGGCGACCCCCTTTCTCCATTAACAGGAATGGGGCCATTAAGATCTAAAAAACAACTAGATGATACAATTGAACAAGTTAAAAGCTTAATAAATAAAGGTGGTAAAATTATTATTGGCGGAAATTCACCAGGAGAGAAATCTAGCGGTTATTTTTACAGCCCTACAATTATCGAAGTAAATGAGATTATCTACGAAGAGCTTTTTAACCCTCTATTAATGATAAAATCTTTTAAAAGGGATGAAATACAGGGATATCTAGAAAATAATCCAACAGGTCTAGTACTTCAAATCTGGACAAAAAATATTGAGTACGCTAAAGACATAGCTTTTTCAGCTAAATATGGTAATATTTGGATAAATTCCTTTGCTCAAATGTCTCAGACAACACCCTTTGGTGGTTTTAAGGAAAGTGGTTGGGGAAGGGTGCTTGGTAAATGGGGTCTGTTTGAGTTTTTACAACCTAAAAATATTGGTATAACCTTTGGCAAATCTAAAGTCTCTGGTTGGTTTGGCTAATTTTCACTTTTTATAGCCTAATTCAATTAGGTCTTCTGTAATTAACATTTAAAGTATCTAGTCTTTTTAAATGATTCCTTAATCTATTTTCAAAATTATCAAAATTTGTATTTTTGTAAGTCCATAAAACCTCAGATAAAGCACACTCCCTTGGAAAAGCCATATATTCAACGTGATCTGGGTTTGGCATATATTCAGTCCAAAGTTGGCCTTGTGCACCTAATATAAACTTTCTATTGTTAAAACTTAATTCACTTGGAACTGGATTAAAATTAAAAACATCCTCCAGAGTAATTAAGCCCCCAATTGCCAGTGGTTCACTACCTGATTCTGATTGATATTTATCAAAATAGGTATAGTTACTATCTGCATTAACAGTGTAAAAACCCATATTTGCCGCCTGTATTGCACCTGTATTTCCTCTCCAAGACATAACAACAGCTTCATCAGGTATACCACCCTCAATAATCTCATCCCAAGCTACCATAGTTCTTTTATTTGATTTCAAATACCTATTAATACGCCCCATAAACCAACCATACACCTCATACATATCTTTAAGATTATATCTCTCCATAGTAACTTTTACACGCTCACCATTAACCCAATGACCAGTTGAAACCTCATCACCACCAACATGTATATATTTGCTAGGGAATAGCTCTAAAACCTCATCTAGTACATTTTCTATAAAATTTATAGTGTTTTCATCTGCACAAAATATATATTTACTACCTCCCCAATCCTTCTTAACACCTGGATTTTTACCTGTGCATCCTAATTCAGGATATGAAGCTATTGCTGCTTGAGCATGCCCTGGCATTTCAATCTCAGGCATGATATCTATATGCCTCTTTCTTGCATATTGCACTACCTCCTTTATCTCATCTTGTGTATAATAGCCACCATGCACTATTCCATCATACTTTTTCTCACTTTCAGGCTGAGTATTTAAACCTATAAGGGTGCCATCCCTCCATGCACCAACTTCAGTTAATCTAGGGTATTTCTTAATCTCAATCCTCCAACCCTGATCATCTGTTAGATGCCAGTGAAACCTATTAAATTTATGAATTGCCAATAGATCAATAAACTTTTTCACAAATTCAATGGGCATAAAATGTCTACTAACATCAAGATGCATTGCGCGCCATTTAAAATGTGGCTTATCAACAATATTTACCCCTGGGACAATCCAACGAACACTATTTTGCACATTACTAGAGTATACTTTTGCCGGCAATAACTGAAGCAGTGATTGAAATCCATAAAATAAACCGTTATCAGTATTTGCAGAGACCATAATGTAATTATTATAGACATCTAACCTATATCCCTCTTTACCCAAATTACTATCATTTATTTTTTTAAATATTAAACAATTATCTAATTGCTTGCCTTCACCACTTAATTGTAATGGATAACCAGTAGATCTGGACAATATTGATGAGGCATATTGTGCTACATCCTTATCTATATCTTTATATATAATTTTTGTATTTTCATTAAACTCAAAACTTTTATTAGTATATTTAATACTTCTTGGCTGTGGTATTATAGCCACTTCACAATACCCTGTTAAATTTAACCCAAAGATTAAAAAAATTATTAAAATATATAGCTTATTTATAAACATAATATTAAAATCTCTTATACATTAACTATAACGTATTTGTAACTTTTGTTATAAAAGGTGGATTATCAGGATCTAACCCTTTTTCAACTGCAATTTTATAAACTATTCTGTAGAAAAATGTAATTAATATCAACGGGTCAACTTCAGGCTCATTTACACTCTTTAATATATGCGAGTATTTTTCATCAACCTGAAAAGAATCCCTTGAAGTAGTCAGCATGTAAGCTAAAGGTTTTATTTTATTAACATATTCAATAGTTTTTTTAGTTTGTTCTTTTGTAGCATCATCCACACAAAAATAGATAATAGGAAAGTCTTTGCCAATTAAAGCTAGTGGACCATGAAGTAATTCACTCGCAGAATACCCTTCTCCATGTATATTACATACCTCTTTTAGCTTAAGTGCTGCCTCTAGTGCAAAGGGGAGTAAATACCCTCTTCCAATAACATAGGCATTTTTGATTTTAGTTAATTCAATAAAAGAATCATCTATTTTCATTTCTATTACATCACTTATTACATCAGGAAGGCTGTATAATTTTTCAATATGTTTATTGTCAGCTCTCATGGTATAGTTTAAATATAGAGAAGCAAATGATGAGGCCACAAAGGTTTTTGTTGCTGCTACAGCTTTTTCACTACCTGCAAACATAGGTATTAAATAATTAGATATATTAGCAATTGGGGAATTTTGATCATTTGTTATAGTAATTGTTGTTGCCCCTAAATCATTAGCAAACTCCACAAACTTATATAGATCACTACTTTGCCCAGATTGGGATATAGTTATAAGTAATGACTCCTTTAGATTTAATTTACTTTTATACAATGTAATAACTGATGGAGTTGCCTGAATAACAGGGATTCCCATATTTATTTCAAAGAGATATTTTAAGAATAAACCAATATTATCAGAGCTTCCCCTTCCTAAAACAGTGATAAACTTAAAATCACTTTGCTTTATTTTATCTACAATATTCATAATTAGACTTCTATATTCTCTTAATTGCCTCTCAATAACATAGGGTATCTCCTTAATTTCATTTATCATTTTTTTCATAAACACCACCCTTTATTTAAACTATCCCTTATCATATATATAGCACCCTTTACTGGTGGGCTCTTTGGGTTAATTAATCTATTTTTATAATTATCACTTATAAAGCCTTTTAAAAAAGGGGCTATACTACCAATTAATGCAATATCTAGGGAGTTTGCCCCAATTTTTTTATCTAAATCTTCAATTAGCAAATTTATTTTATTTGCCGCATCAAATAAAATACTTAAAGCTATAGGCTCACTCTTATTTGCTTGTTCTACAACTAATTTAGCAAACTTAGCATAATCAGTAGATTTAGCACGCTCACTCCACGATACAATATTTTCTACCCTTTCATCAAAACATTTGAACAAAGCATCAAATAGTGGTGAATAATTAATCCTTCCATCATAATAGTATAAAAACTTTTTTATAGCAGTAAGCCCTATCCAGGCGCCTGAACCTTCATCACTAACCAGGAAACCCCATCCCCCTACTCTATATGTTTTTCCTTTGCAAATGGCAACTGCAACTGACCCTGTTCCTACAATAACTGCAATACCATCTTTACCTAAATGTGCTCCTAGGCAGGCTGTATATGCATCAGATTCGACAATTAATTTTTTAAAGGGAAAATTATGGGCATTTCTAAGAAAAGCTTTGAGAGCATGCCTATTCTCTAGACCTGCTAGCCCCATACCGGCATAAATGTTTAAACTATCCACATCTAATTTATATTGTAAAAAAAATATATTTATACCTTTTAGAATCTCCTTCCAAGCACTATCAGGAGACAAACTTATATTAGAGGGACCTGTTTGAGTATAAAATAATTCTCTGCCATCTTCATCCTCTATTAATAAATCTGTCTTACTAGCTCCACCATCTATACCTATAAATATACTATTCATTACCTAACACCTATCCTTCCAATAAACCTCAACCTCTTCTAAGGTCATCCCCTTAGATTCTGGTAAATATAAAAATGTTATCAAGAAATAAAGAAGCGCAAAAAAACCACATAAGAAAAATGGCCCAGCATATCCTATA from Deferribacterota bacterium carries:
- a CDS encoding SIS domain-containing protein, producing the protein MKKMINEIKEIPYVIERQLREYRSLIMNIVDKIKQSDFKFITVLGRGSSDNIGLFLKYLFEINMGIPVIQATPSVITLYKSKLNLKESLLITISQSGQSSDLYKFVEFANDLGATTITITNDQNSPIANISNYLIPMFAGSEKAVAATKTFVASSFASLYLNYTMRADNKHIEKLYSLPDVISDVIEMKIDDSFIELTKIKNAYVIGRGYLLPFALEAALKLKEVCNIHGEGYSASELLHGPLALIGKDFPIIYFCVDDATKEQTKKTIEYVNKIKPLAYMLTTSRDSFQVDEKYSHILKSVNEPEVDPLILITFFYRIVYKIAVEKGLDPDNPPFITKVTNTL
- a CDS encoding BadF/BadG/BcrA/BcrD ATPase family protein codes for the protein MNSIFIGIDGGASKTDLLIEDEDGRELFYTQTGPSNISLSPDSAWKEILKGINIFFLQYKLDVDSLNIYAGMGLAGLENRHALKAFLRNAHNFPFKKLIVESDAYTACLGAHLGKDGIAVIVGTGSVAVAICKGKTYRVGGWGFLVSDEGSGAWIGLTAIKKFLYYYDGRINYSPLFDALFKCFDERVENIVSWSERAKSTDYAKFAKLVVEQANKSEPIALSILFDAANKINLLIEDLDKKIGANSLDIALIGSIAPFLKGFISDNYKNRLINPKSPPVKGAIYMIRDSLNKGWCL
- a CDS encoding aldehyde dehydrogenase family protein, whose protein sequence is MIQENNMYINGEFVNNKNYINVENPYTHEIIAKISEADSKDIKNCLKHARNAQKEWEKTSLQDRKTILNEIADIITNNLKKLAEIETKEIGKPLKESLLVDIPLANSVFKYYASILEDLSSPIYINNNEINIIQYHPYGVVGIFLPYNVPMMIFAFNVASALAAGNAVIVKPSELGSLSILELAKHLNNLDLPKGLINIITGKGETTGALLASSDIDIISYTGSTKNFTQMYKNLNKPKKIINETSGINIALVFSDSQIDEAAENIIAASFMKQGQMCINTSICLIEDEIYDSFVRTLVEKTKKIKLGDPLSPLTGMGPLRSKKQLDDTIEQVKSLINKGGKIIIGGNSPGEKSSGYFYSPTIIEVNEIIYEELFNPLLMIKSFKRDEIQGYLENNPTGLVLQIWTKNIEYAKDIAFSAKYGNIWINSFAQMSQTTPFGGFKESGWGRVLGKWGLFEFLQPKNIGITFGKSKVSGWFG
- a CDS encoding beta-N-acetylhexosaminidase encodes the protein MFINKLYILIIFLIFGLNLTGYCEVAIIPQPRSIKYTNKSFEFNENTKIIYKDIDKDVAQYASSILSRSTGYPLQLSGEGKQLDNCLIFKKINDSNLGKEGYRLDVYNNYIMVSANTDNGLFYGFQSLLQLLPAKVYSSNVQNSVRWIVPGVNIVDKPHFKWRAMHLDVSRHFMPIEFVKKFIDLLAIHKFNRFHWHLTDDQGWRIEIKKYPRLTEVGAWRDGTLIGLNTQPESEKKYDGIVHGGYYTQDEIKEVVQYARKRHIDIMPEIEMPGHAQAAIASYPELGCTGKNPGVKKDWGGSKYIFCADENTINFIENVLDEVLELFPSKYIHVGGDEVSTGHWVNGERVKVTMERYNLKDMYEVYGWFMGRINRYLKSNKRTMVAWDEIIEGGIPDEAVVMSWRGNTGAIQAANMGFYTVNADSNYTYFDKYQSESGSEPLAIGGLITLEDVFNFNPVPSELSFNNRKFILGAQGQLWTEYMPNPDHVEYMAFPRECALSEVLWTYKNTNFDNFENRLRNHLKRLDTLNVNYRRPN